CTCTTTGGAAACACCCGCCAGATTAAAGTGGTTTCCAGTAGATGTTGCGCAATCGCACTTACACAATCAGGCACATGAGAGACGCAGACTTCCTTGATATTTAATAAAGACATCATCCTGTGAATAAGTCATACAGTAACCAGGAAAAAGAAGACTTTAAAGCATGGGCGGGGCTTCCTTGTGTTGGCACTTGTGTTTTGATGTCAGCAAAAGCTTCAAAGAACATTATTTCTAATGTTCTTATGTTTCTAATGTTCATTATTTCTAACATTATTTCTAATGATTTCTATATCTGTTTGCCCTAGTATTAATATACCATTACATAATTACTAGTTTGTAGATTTcatgaaaacagaatgcaacACTGATGTATTAATTCTGAAAAAATTAAGCCGAAAAGCATTCACTAATGGTATAAACAGATGtgaagatataaaaataaaactaaattgaAGGAAAAGTTGCTCTGTGTAAAGTTAGTCATCAGCTAATGTCAAATACTCTTAAATCAATACTTCAATACCATTTCTAAGTTTTACACTACAAGTGTGTGATCTTCgattcatttttgtctttatttataaCTTTATAGTCAGTATGTGTTTGTAGATTTGGCTAAGGATGTCCAGTAATGAACGGTTATCCTCCACTGCTCTTTGAAGCTAAAAGTACTACAAGTTTATAAATTTAGGAATCATACCTCCAGGTACTTCCTCCATGAAGATCTTGATGAAACCATCCTCACTGATAGAGCCCAGGTACTGcacaatatttctgtgttttagcCTCTTGTGCAGAGCTATCTCCTCATGGAGAGGCTGAGAGTACCTgggagagacaaacaaataaaagtagaACTATGAGGTTTTGGTCAAGGATACACCCCATTtggaaagaaatgcagaaatacacacactcatacacatccaaacaaaacaaaatctgcacAATAAAACTGTGTGCGTCAAATCTAGTGTTTCCAAATTTAAAGTTCCAAATAAACCACTTTTATTGCTGGccagaaagaaaatggaaaagtcTGGAACATGCATAACCAACGTCTCTTGACTGTGCATAATAACTTCCTCTGTGACAAATGGGGTTGAGATTGTGTTAGTTAAATAATGTTATTATGTAGTAGGCAGAAAGAACGTAGCAGGGGGCAACAATGATCAGGcttgcattttaaataaaaaaaaacaaacaaataaagcttttttcctctctctttttgttcaGCTAAGGGGTTCCTTTCTATTAGGTCACTTTACATCGGGATCATCACTAAACAACAACCAGTTCGAGGTTATATCTCAGCGTAAGTACTTTTTGCTGCCAataggaaaaaataaagacaagttACAATACCGTAAAGCAGAGAGGTCTGACAAATGCTTCAAAAGTTTCCTTCAACAGAATCCTTAATTTCCACATAAAACTGCAGCCTTAGCCCTTTGTGCAGATTGTAGagtaacaaacaaaatgaaaactataaACTCTCGTCTCCCTCGGGATTCCTAAAGAGAACTGGGGATGCAGAGCAGGACGGCGACTTTCATCTCTGCCAAATCCTTTCGCCTCAGCGAGTgttacagcaaaaacaaaaaaataacactcTAATGagaaacatctgtgtgttttctcataCGTGCTGTCCTTCTCGGGGATTTCCTTGATGGCGATGCGTACTTGGTTGCTCAGGTCCCTCCCGGCGTACACCACGCCATACGTCCCTTTACCCAGAATCACCTTGTCGCCGTTTTCATTGGTCTCATAGATGAACTATAGACAGAAATGAGAACATCACGAATGAGAATGCGATTATCGAAAGTAAGAGCATCAGCAGAATCATGAGGAATGAGGTGAGAGTGAGAGAACGGACGTTTCATTCAGGGACCTCTGACAGCAAAACATATCCAAAATGTTGAGAATAACATTTGTATGTactgacacaaacatacactgtgTACGACGCTGTATTCTGTGGAAAAGATGACACTGTgtttacaaaatgtttctgttcatGAGAATTTGATTTTCATCCAGCAattgcagtttttctcttttttttaaaaaaattttcCTTAAGGGAAGTGAGACCTAAAATAGAGCACACTGTGTGTCAGAGCAGTGCAGAACTGTTCCTGACCTCCAGTATCCCCTCAGTTACATGGGCCAGGTCCTGAGCAGAGTCCTCAGCCTGTTGGAGCAGAGAGTTCACCAGCTCGCAGAAACTAGTGAGAGAAGAACAGTGCGAGAAGACATGAATGCAGATGTGATTCTGCCACTTTTGGAGCATGTTGTTAAATATTTGTCAAAGGCAATACCAACATACACAGTATAAAGAATTCATCCATGAAAATGCAAATGCCCCATATGTAAAGCAAAATGCACCTTTGCGAATAGAAAGCAGAGCTCTTGACCACTTGCAGGGCTACAGAGCTGCGTTTTTATTGGAGTGTGAGCACATGGTCGAAACATTACATCATGCATATCAACACGCTTAACACAGCATGCTTTGTGCACAGAAACATATGAAGACGCACACCTCAGTTTACTTTGTACATCACAACTTAACTGTTGTCTCTcgttaacatccatccatccatccattttctataccgcttatccgtcagggtcgcgggggggctggagcctatcccagctgactacaggcgagaggcggggttcaccctggactggtcgccagccaatcgcagggccaacacacaaagacaaacaaccacacactctcacactcacacctaggggcaatttagagtagccagttaacctaatgtgcatgtttttggtattgtgggaggaagccggagtacccggagaaaacccacgcaggcacagggagaacatgcaaactccacatagaagggcccagaccgggattcaaacctggaaccctcttgctatgaggcgacagtgctaaccactgcaccaccgtgccgcccctctcgttaacatgtttttcttttgtcttttctgactTGTTCCTTTTATTTTACCTTCAGTCCCATGTTTTGCTAATCATATTAGGGATACACACAATTTGAACAGCTGTATATAAACTTTCCATTGTTTCCCTCCTTTCTCCAAGTAGTATGTAGCCATGCAGATAGATTCAATTGTACTTGCATCTTGGTAGGGAGTTCCAAAGAAAACTCTCTACAGTCCCAAGTAACCAGATGTGACAGACGTTTTTTGGAGTGCTCCGAGGACCATAACTAAAACTGCCTTCACATCCATTAAATTAAGGTTGTAGCAGATGTTTCAGCCACAGATACAGACATGTTTTGTAGCTATGATTTCAGCAGTGGTAACCCAGCAAGGTTAGAAGAAATGATCGGAAGCTGCAATCTAGGTCATCTAGTCTAGgtcaaaaaaatctgtttccttaaagcaagcaaaagaaaaatatgactCATACATTGTAATTACATCACATACATTTTTCCAGGCCGCCCACTAGACTAAAACCAGTCTGCTTATTTGTCTGTCCACCTCCATTTATCTTCCTGCACGCTGTAGCGACAGTGAGTTCGTCTTCATCTAACCAGTCGGGTGGCCAGTGAGCAAATTATTTTCACTTCCTCACACAAAAGAAATCCACATCGCTCTGCCCTGCTGGGTCTTTGCCAACTTATTAGTCACTTACCCTTCACAGTGAAGCTCAGAGGGGAAGCAGAGCTGGAAGTCATCTGAGTTGTAATGGACATACAGGAAGCAGCTCCGTTCATCAATCTTTGAGGCACTtcagaggttaaaaaaaaaaaacaaaaagcaatcCCTCATTTACTTGTTTCGAAAATGTGTGCCAGCGTCCGAAACGGCATGCAAATGGAAGTGTGCTAACACGGGGAATGTTGACATTGCTTATAACAGACTGTATCCATCAACCCTCCCTTTTTGCTCCAGGGAACCACCATTAAATGTTGGTATCACAAATGGTATCAGGGAAAACAGGCGAGTTTATTGTAAGTGCTGATGACGAGCAGGGCCCtgcatcaacagaaaaaaaaaaacatgctccCAAACGTGAAGAAATCTGATAAAGCTGATTTTAAGTGACCTTGCAGACTGTTTTGGGTATTTACTGAAAATTGCAAAACGACAAAGTCAGATGAAAACGCAAAGCAACCCTGATCAGGAGCCAGAGAGGAAACGGCAAAAAGCcgaacaaacaacaaagagaacaaaCCTGAAACCATATTGACAGAACAAAAATCTGACAGACAGCCAAGGTTTCCCAGACAACCTGTACAGTTTGGGTTTTCTGGCTTTGCTTCAGGCTTGAACACACCCAACAAGCGAGGGCAGATATTTGAGAGATGTTAGCACACGCTGTACTCCACTTTACCTCACTCCCCGAATTGCAGAGGCCGGGAAAGTCCACTGGTGTAAACCTTTCTGCAGAATCAaccaagaagaaaaaacacagggTGAAGACAGTTTGAATGCTGATGCACAAGGCATTACACATCACAGAGCAGATTTCATTTGCATGTGCGTAAGCCTgcaaagtgaaagtaaacagGTGTGAAGTAAGGCAAAGAacacgcatacacactcacCAAATTAAACATTCACTGGACCATAAATTCAACATGAATAAATGCTGGTTCTTGCTTCCTGTTATTATGCAATTTATTCTGCCTTCTGAGTGTGTTAAAGGAACACAAGCATGTATGCCCTCATTAAGGTGGCTCTGGGAATGAAGGGCAGAAGGTCTACATACCTTCAAAGGTGTGACATGTTTCAACTGGACAGTGCGACTTTCGTCCTCCTCGCTAACACACACAATAGCTGGTTGGAAGACTTTACTGGGTTCCAGAATAAGCACCTGAAAAGCAGCAATTTTTAAATTCTATTATCAATATTTTGGTAATAGGCacatggcttttatttttttcaaatgtgggGGGTGGGTTATTGatactttatatttatttgtgtggtTAATTTAAAGGTTATCGATGTTGTCTTACTGGGCAGCGGTGTGTGGAGACAGTGGGTCTACAAGTCTGCATAAGCAGCTCCATCCAGAAGTCCACAGTGTCCTGTTTAGGAGATCTCACCTCAGGGAGCTTGGCAAACTGTCGGTACAGGATGAAAGTTTCCATAATAGATGCAACATACCTGAAAGAGAAGACATGGAGATCAGACCAGAATCCCTTGAAATGCATTCTAATCCTCAGGGGTTTCTGATTTTTTGATcaaatcattcaaatgaaactaaaactaaatccTGACGATGATCAGACACCCTGATCTGCATAATTTCTACTAACGAAGAAGTGGAGCCTCACCAGACAGGAGCCTTGAGTCGGTACAGTTTCTCAGAGGCCTCGATGACTTTCCTGTGTTCGTTCGCGAGGATGTTTGCTCCAAGGTAGAAGCCGACGTCCCAGTAGGCCTTCATCTTCTCTAAACTGCCCTTTCTACCCAGCAGGGTGCTCAGAGTCACACCTAACCACCAACATTATGACACAAAGCAAGGCAATTCAttaacaaatttattttaaaaaatctgatatTATGTGCTTCTAGCAATCATTTATTGGCACAAGTTTACCTTTCAAGTCAGGGGACGTAAAAGTAgctgtaaaaataatttatttcagacatctaagaagaagaagactatGGCAGGAATAAAAGTCCAATTGGTTTTCCAGATATTACATTTTATCTTATAATATTTCAGATATAACCAGAATCGTGGTCTTAGCGATGAAGGCAAAGCCAAAGGTTTCGACCTTTACGACACGACAAGAGTAATGCATAACAAGTCTTAACTTTATGACACACCGAACCTGAAAGAATCTGAAAACGTGAAGCACCTATTTTCCGCAGCTCAATGGAAGTTTCAAATTCATGTCCAGCTGCCATCAGGAGGACCACGTTGTTGATGGCCGAGTGAAGAGTTGGCTCTGTCTCAAAAGCTTTTCCATACCTGACAAGTAATAGAAGAACAGTGCCGATGGATTACAGCAATCAAAAAGGTCTAGACCATTAAGTAGGACCTGTAGTGACAAACTGCACAACTGCCACCTTTCTCTCGTGTTAACAAAGTGTTTGTACCAATAGCAGGCCTGGTCTCTGCTGCGCTGATCAGTGAACCCAGAGCTCATGAACATGTCTTTGTAGATCCGTCCACACAGGCAGTAGATGTCTGATGCCACCTTGTCCCCTGACTCCACAATGGGCAGAATCAACTCCAAAGCCTTAGCGCGATCTCCAGGGCAATTCCTCCTGACACGATACAATCAGCAGAGATAAGCTctaacaaaagcttttcatcttttgtatacattcaaaacaaataaaggctTCAGGCTGAGAGCAGCACAAAATCACTACGGTGAGGCCAAAGAAGAGACTACAACTGTTTAAGTActtgggaaaacaaaaataagagcCTTCTGAGTACCTGTTCAGAGCAAATATATAATGAAACTTGATGTTCTGATGTCGTGCTACCACACACATGGGCAGGTTGTTCAGAGTCTCCACCAGTTTGATTATGGAATCATAATCCTGAGAAAATAGGGTGCAGAATTATTCACcaataaattaagaaaataatctgtgGTTGTTGCCTTAGAttcagacgcacacacatagacacacacctGAATGTCCCTGTAGCACAACAACAGGTTCATGACTATATCAGGAGTGAGCAGCTCTACACTGTCAAGGCGTTTCTGAATGTGGCTCAACTCCTCGCTCAGGTCTTGGCCGCTGAACCGCTCCCGTGCCGTACGAATCTCATGCCTGATCGACTCCCTGAAGTACTCGCTGTAAGCACAAAGAACAGAGAGGTTGTAAAAGGCCACACTTTCGCAATCTACAGTAAGTCAGCTGAGTGAAGTCGAACACGGTGTGAAtctgtgagctgcagcacaAGCACAAATGTCTGGGTAATCTGacacgatgatgatgatgatgatgtctttgGCAAAAGTTCTCAGCCTTGCAGTTTATGTCTGACCTGGATTGAACGTGTATATTGTTCAGCAAATGCACCAGCCTCTCCACCAGTGGGGTCAGCAGGGGCTCCAGCTGGAAACTAGGCTGCATCAGCTCTGTGATGCCAGTCATCATTGTAGCATCGCAGGCAAACACTTTGCCCTGAGGTGACACCATGTAAGGGATGAATGTGTAACTTCCACACTGCTCCTGAAGGAGGAAAATGCAAacattgggaaaaaaaattgtcatgAGAGATCTCACATGGCCTCAATAGAGCTGAGTCATCATTTGCCGggtgtcagtgtttttgctttttaatacttaatgtttccatccatccatccattttctataccgcttatccgtcagggtcgcgggggagctggagcctatcccagctgactatggacgagaggcagggttcaccctggactggtcgccagtcaatcacagggccaacacacaaagacagacagccacacactctcacactcacacctaggggcaatgtagagtagccaattaacctaatgtgcatgtttttggtattgtgggaggaagccggagtacctggagaaaacccacgcaggcacagggagaacatgcaaactccacatagaagggcccagaccgggattcaaacctggaaccctcttgctatgaggcaacagtgctaaccactgcaccaccatgccgccctaCTTAATGTTTCCTCTCAGTTAAAATCTTGGATGAATAGGGCTGATTtgctttcaatttcaaatgAGCTTTGATCTTTCTGATAGACATAATGCCTtacataaatataaactgaCTACCTTTCGATTTTGTATcattggtcagacaaaacaagacatggGATGGGTCCGGGCAACATCCCATCCCTGTTTCCTATTTTATTGACCATCCATTGATTggtcaagaaaataatcaacagattatttaataatgaaaatattcattGGGTGGCAGCCGCAGTTGGACAAACAGGCTTGGGGgacattaagaaaaacaaacagttgtgGCCCACAGTGGGACATTAGTGTATGTCTTAATGTTATGCTGCACAGAGAACAAGTAGAAGCCCTGTGCTATTATAACTTGGTCAGTGGTTTGCTGCAAAATGTCTTAAAAGTAAACTATGGCCCCTCTAGTGCAGGACTGTTTACATGAGTTCACATTGTACTTCACAGGTGCATAGCGTGACACAAATTTTcatcacaaaatatttcacacactCAAGGGGCACCAGGGCAGTTTGTAATCCACAGCCAGCCCAAGTTTATTCATCGCATGTATTAATAATAAACAGCGGATGTTGCTTATAAATTACCTTGACGGCCTGTAGATCACTATCTTGCTTGTAACAATACAGGATTATGTTATTGGTCATGCTGAAACTTTCTCTCACTCCAAGGTGGTAGAAAAGGGAAGGCTGGCAGAATGAGTCGCTCATCTCAACCACCGCCACATCTGTAGAGGAAATTTGAACGGGCGGGTTAGTTTGCGTAATGAACGCAATGCCGCGTGCCATCAACACTCGCCTGCCCTCCACGCAGCATGTTTGCACTTGCCTGCATTGTAGAAACTATCCAGAATGTCTGTGGTGCCCAGGGATATTCTTTCAAATGAAATAGTTGTGAAAACGGCGTGTGCGTCCGCGCACGCTTCCTTCAGACATTTCAGTGACAGGTTCTCCTCGGTCTGCGGAACCGACGCGTCCTCATTGACGATGTATGCCACAGACACCGCTCTGGTCCGACTCCGTGGAGACACGACCTGTTTATTGGCCGAGCCGCTGACGCTCAGCTCTATTGCCAAAGAGTCCTGCCACAAACTTCCAGCTGACACCCACACCGGATCTTTCCTCTTCAGTTCACGCAGGCTCATTCGCCTGCGCTCCGTCGTGTACATTTTCTGCCTGATTCCACAGCTGAAAGTCAATGCATGTCATTAGCAGGGACAAGCTCCTTTAAAACCAGCGGCGCACAGTTGCTTGCTCTTGTAATTCCCCAGGTGCGCCCCCGCCTCTGCTCATACCACAAATCCAACAACATTCCCTGAACTCCCCTCCATTGGACCCGCCCTCCACTCCTGTCCTGCCCCGCTCCGCCTACTGGCATTTTCCGACTGAAACTGGATGCCACACAGCCTCGACTCACGCATGACCTCTGCTGTGAAGAAGTTATTTAGTTAGATTACATACAAGAACAGATGTGGTgattgctgtttgtttcacattGTAAAGCCGCTTTATTTCTTGCatgaaatgaataatgaataaaaatacacaaaaacgTGTGTAGAAAATAGGATTTAGAAATAAGCGTAAATAATTGCTTCCACTGCTTAATTTGTGGTAGAATTTctaaaacaatcacacacaaatgaacatggCTTCCATGAGACGTCTACATTAAAAACTCTTTTGAGACAATccaaattttcactttttatttacagtacGTACTGTATAATGAACTACTGCACTTAGGTGAACTTTCTGTCACCGAGCACTTATTATGAGTACTGTCAGATGTGAGATCAGTCATGCACCATACAGACATTACACAAACAACCTGAGAATAGGAAGTCTTCTTTGAGACAGTTGTGGCAGGTTTGAGCAATAGTTCAGTTGTTACAGAATATACAAACAAGCCACGTTTCATTATTCTAAGAAAGTCCCACATTTACCAGTTTAATTAATTGTTCCCTTCCCTGCAGAAACAACTATTTGATAAACACTGATGATGCTATCTAACCTGAATGAACTTGGGCAATACAGTTTATTTCCCAGTTTATTTACAATGAACAATTTACTCATCAAGGCcctcgtcttcttcctcttcccgTTTGGCGTCCACCTCCGTTGTGTCCGAGAACTCGTGCAGGAGGACGTACTCACGGCTGCTGAAACCAAACTTGATAACGTCTTTTTCTTTGAGCTCATAATAGCGCTGGGCTTCTATGCGCTGGTTGTTCAGGTAGGTGCCATTGCCGGAACCCAGGTCGATGATGTAAGGCCTTACTCTGCGGCCTGTGGTGCCGTCTACACGTGTATACTCCACCAATCTACGAGGTACAGACAGAAAGGTAAACAATAATCACCTAAGTGGAATGCATAGATGAAAGTGAAGTTTTCTAAAAAGATAGCAAAGCAAAACACCTTAGCTAATCATTATTAGGCTTACCTATACTGGAAAACTGCATGCTGCTTGGAGCAGGATGGGTGATCAATGGGGATATCAGCAattctcctctgtctccccaGCAAATAGGCACTCTGTCTGTGAATGTACATGACTGGAAGGGGTTCATCATTCTTGAAAGGGTACAGCCGCCATCTGCGCTTGGGAATGCGAGCCTCAGGTGGCTCATTGTACTTAATCACCACCCCCcggaatgtgtttgtgtcttctgtTAGTGCCCCTGACAGTTCAAAGTTGGGTTTCTCTTTCTCAACTGGAGGAGTGTTTGTGCCTTCAAAATCCTGTTCTTGGTTTTCTTCACGCCTCTCGCGGTTTTCCCTGCGGCGCTCATCGTGCTGCTGTCTCTCAGCTTGTTGGGAGGCAAGTGCATCCCGTTCTCGGTGTCTGTCTGCGCCGCGGTCTCTCTCCCGTGGTCTGTCCGATTCCCACCTGCTCCGCCTTTCCTCCGGCTGGCCATTTCTTCCCCTTCGCTCATCACCACTAGCTCGATGCTCCTCTCGCTCCTATGAGTTGTTGGTAAAACGACAGGTAAAGAAAGACATTAGTCCAGGACCAGCTTGCAGTTACAGTTTTGTGCAGGATAACCATTACCAAGATTAAATTGAATTACATTAATCTGGACTGACAATATTGAAAAGTTTCATGTTTGAGTGCAAAATCATTAAACTGACATTTACGcgtatttatttttacaaagttGCTAATTAGAGTGTTATGGTACGAACGGTTTTTAATGCACAACATATCCTTTACTTGGGCTTAAGTGCGAGCCAATAGTCACTGTAACACCACATGGGTGTGTATCAGTGTGAAGTCATATATATCAGGGATTTAATTTGCATTACCGCAATACAAATGTTTTAATCATGGTTCAACCATCTAAAGCACATTAGAACTTTGCTACGAAAAGTGCAATATAAATTACGTTTCTGAAACTGTTAAAACATTTAGTCAGTAATGTAGAACCTAATCACCCGCTTTATTCTGGTGTCAGCACTACGATGGGGACTGCGACTTCTCCTGTTCCTGGGCGATCTGCTGCCACGTCTGGCGGGGGAGGTCTCTCTTCTACCCGGTGAGTGGTCTCTCGTCCTGCCGGAAGACTCAACGGTTACACTAAGAACACAAAAAATCTCATACTACTACTCTTACACAAACGTATAAATGATTTGCTAATTTACGCAACAATCGAAATTACTTGGCTCGTCGCTGCGTTTGTTAACGGCTAGCAGACTAGACAACATTGTTAGCTAACGGCTAACTATGTTGTGTTTTTCGAGGTAAACACTAAAGACACACCAAAACTAAGTGATATGGCAACAAAAAGTGAGTACCTGCTCGTTCTTCTGTGTGGACTTGACTTGCCGCTGGATCTCGACCTCGAGCGGCGTGATGTGTGTGGCCTAACAGGGCTAACTTTCTCCTGCTTTATCTTAACTTTGGACTCCCGCTCCGGAGATTCCCTTCTCCTGTGACGCTTTTCTTTGGACATTCTAAAACATATAAACGAATCCAACAGTTGTTTGACTAAACATACATCACAGCCCAAACAAAAGctgataaaaaacaaagacaaactcaaaAAAATGTAGCGACCACAAACTTCGACTGTTATGCTCAAATTACGCACTTCCGTTTCCTTTGGTGCGCCGAGAATTTATATCGACATCTCGCTGCCCTGTTTTTTACTTTGGTTCCGGTTCCGTCATAGTCATTTACGATATTTTAAATGGAGGGCTCTacatatatatactttttttgttgttacaaATGGTTttcttaaaacacacaaaacacagtgaaatatcaAAATTCACAACGAGCGAAAACCCAGCCGAACTTCAGCTGTCCTTTTTTGCTGTGCTGATTGAAATAATGAACAGCTTTTTCCCAGGTTTCCATCCGGGTAAACAAAAATGGAACGCGAGAACgctgttgtcatgacaacacaAACGGTGAGCACTAACTTTTTGCTGCAACTGCACCGATATTTCTGTGACTGGAGTCCAAACCAAGAAGCTTCTTGTTTTAGTGTACAACCATTTtcatagtaaaataaaaaaaggaaaaaaatacaatgattCCACCAGCCGAATCTCTTCTAAAATACGACAATCCAGTTTCTATCACCAAAAGCACCGACCGAAAATCACCAAAGGTGAGTTTACTAAATAACCCTACCTCTCCGTATAACATCATAAAAACGTGCGTGTTCTTCAGACCTTTGGCACATACATTATGGTCCTAACTGCTAGTTATCTCTGGAAAAGTGGCTGTGTTTTACGGCAACAAGATCAATCACATTTATGTGATTGATACATGATTGATTGatatgattgattgattgttccGTGACGTTATTGTATTTAACTGAAAAATTCCGTGGCAGCCAAAAAAACAGATGGACCACAAGCAGATTACTGGCAGATGGTGCAAGAAATCCACATTGCAGCAGCTACTTTGTGGGGGGCAACATCTACATGAGATATCTGCCAAGAATGGACTACTGCTGCTATCACTGTCCTTTCTTATTCATGTCTCAGATTGGGTGTGAGACAGATCCGCCAGTATATGATTAAATTACAAGGCAGTCACATAAGGtgaaaaaatcaaataaacagcAGTTAACAAAGATAGGTAATAATAAGTAAATACAATACACAATTTGTAACCTGAGATCATTTTCACCACAGGGACGTCCTTTAAAAGTGAGCCCTCAGCAACCTGCCACCTCTAGTCCTGTTCCGCCGCCTCCTAAACCAAAATCAGCCTCTGCAGAAGCcagcaaacaggaaaatgaGGAGATCCTGAACACCATCCTCCCACCCAGGTATAGCTCTTCCTTTCCACAAGATATTGTTCCAGAAATTCAAACCACTATCTTGTGTACCTCAATTTCTGCAATTGCAGGGAATGGATGGAGGGAAACCAGCTGTGGGTGCAGCAAGTGTCCAGTGCACCTTGCACAAGAGCAGATGTTATTCACCTGGAAGAACTGCTGGACACAAAGCTACAGCAAAGGCAGGCCAGATTAACAGGAATCTGCCCAGTTCGCAGAGAGCTCTATTCCCAGTGCTTCGGTAAGGAGAAGGCTGGTCATCACTGACGCCACTCTGGTTACAATGATGGGTGAATGCAGACATTAACATAAGATACCATGCAGAATTAAAGGACACGTATTACAGCCAGTTCTGCCATTGATGTGATTGgatttttagaaatatttattaGGCTTTTCTTCTGATGAtaatttctatttcttttaAGATGAGCTGATCAGACAAGTGACCATCAACTGTGCTGAGAGGGGTCTGCTGCTGTTGCGGGTTAGAGATGAGATTATGATGACCATTGCTGCCTACCAGACACTGTACGAAAGCAGCGTGGCTTTCGGTATGAGGAAAGCACTGCAGGCTGAGCAGGGCAAGGCTGACATGGAGAACAACGTAAGGACGTTACTTATTATGACTTTGTAACAACCAATACCCCACATGGGCACAGTGACCcaaaaaatgagaagagaatTAATTTTCTACTCATCTATCAGCATGCAGCTATTGACTGTTTTTCAGTTAGGCATCCAGCAGAGAGCACCATTTCTCTGTGAGAGTCATTGTACAAATAGTAATGGTGGTAGCACTCTTTACACAACTGATTCTGCATCTGAGACAAACTCACAAGTGC
This sequence is a window from Scatophagus argus isolate fScaArg1 chromosome 9, fScaArg1.pri, whole genome shotgun sequence. Protein-coding genes within it:
- the snip1 gene encoding smad nuclear-interacting protein 1 isoform X1; its protein translation is MSKEKRHRRRESPERESKVKIKQEKVSPVRPHTSRRSRSRSSGKSSPHRRTSSVTVESSGRTRDHSPGRRETSPARRGSRSPRNRRSRSPHRSADTRIKREREEHRASGDERRGRNGQPEERRSRWESDRPRERDRGADRHRERDALASQQAERQQHDERRRENRERREENQEQDFEGTNTPPVEKEKPNFELSGALTEDTNTFRGVVIKYNEPPEARIPKRRWRLYPFKNDEPLPVMYIHRQSAYLLGRQRRIADIPIDHPSCSKQHAVFQYRLVEYTRVDGTTGRRVRPYIIDLGSGNGTYLNNQRIEAQRYYELKEKDVIKFGFSSREYVLLHEFSDTTEVDAKREEEEDEGLDE
- the snip1 gene encoding smad nuclear-interacting protein 1 isoform X2, whose protein sequence is MSKEKRHRRRESPERESKVKIKQEKVSPVRPHTSRRSRSRSSGKSSPHRRTSRTRDHSPGRRETSPARRGSRSPRNRRSRSPHRSADTRIKREREEHRASGDERRGRNGQPEERRSRWESDRPRERDRGADRHRERDALASQQAERQQHDERRRENRERREENQEQDFEGTNTPPVEKEKPNFELSGALTEDTNTFRGVVIKYNEPPEARIPKRRWRLYPFKNDEPLPVMYIHRQSAYLLGRQRRIADIPIDHPSCSKQHAVFQYRLVEYTRVDGTTGRRVRPYIIDLGSGNGTYLNNQRIEAQRYYELKEKDVIKFGFSSREYVLLHEFSDTTEVDAKREEEEDEGLDE
- the dnali1 gene encoding axonemal dynein light intermediate polypeptide 1 gives rise to the protein MIPPAESLLKYDNPVSITKSTDRKSPKGRPLKVSPQQPATSSPVPPPPKPKSASAEASKQENEEILNTILPPREWMEGNQLWVQQVSSAPCTRADVIHLEELLDTKLQQRQARLTGICPVRRELYSQCFDELIRQVTINCAERGLLLLRVRDEIMMTIAAYQTLYESSVAFGMRKALQAEQGKADMENNIADLENENQDLKKQLNEQKAKCDAIEKREHEKQQVEEKKHIEEIQFLKRTNQQLKTQLEGIITPKK